A genomic region of Numenius arquata chromosome 21, bNumArq3.hap1.1, whole genome shotgun sequence contains the following coding sequences:
- the SMIM12 gene encoding small integral membrane protein 12, with amino-acid sequence MWSVLWAAVRSKAPYVTFPVAFVVGLVGYHLEWFLRGDPSPTAEEEKSISEQREERKLQEIAGKDLTKVVSLKDKLEFAPRAVLNRNRPEKS; translated from the coding sequence ATGTGGTCCGTGCTGTGGGCGGCCGTGCGCTCCAAGGCCCCGTACGTCACCTTTCCGGTGGCTTTCGTGGTGGGGCTAGTGGGCTACCACCTGGAGTGGTTCCTCCGCGGCGACCCCTCGCCCACGGCCGAGGAGGAGAAGAGCATCTCGGAGCAGCGGGAGGAGCGCAAGCTGCAGGAGATCGCGGGCAAGGACCTGACCAAGGTGGTGAGCCTGAAGGACAAGCTGGAGTTCGCCCCTCGGGCCGTGCTGAACAGGAACCGCCCGGAAAAGAGTTAA
- the DLGAP3 gene encoding disks large-associated protein 3: MKGYHGERSQAQPSSGHRCRCIPEDCEHPANYVQHGPEGRPPYLHSPSEPCSLEHPYCPVRSPGAASECPGGPLSEPPSASASSTFPRMHHAQQPYDSCDECMATAHPASKINRLPPTLLDQFEKQLPLHHDGFHTLQYPRAGGAEPRSESPSRIRHLVHSVQKLFAKSHSLEAPAKRDYNGTKMDGRGDGYHHHHHHHHHHHHQSRHGKRSKSKDRKVDSRHRSKMMGWWSSDDNLDSDSSYMVSGRHAADQATQYCVDAPESAFRDLTLKSLKGGGEGKCLACAGMSMSLDGQTLKRSAWHTMTVSQAREAYPSAGGTEKTLMLQEAKAKDRAYQYLQVPQDEWSGYPVVGKDGEIPCRRMRSGSYIKAMGDEDSADSDASAKVLPRAATRRDSYRRSSSADQARTKFASRHYSDSYICNCPSCCTPPRMLPRGQGYGRSFTTGQINDELNHQFEAVCESVFGEVESQAVEALDLPGCFRMRSHSYLRAIQAGCSQDDDCLSLFSMSAPAGPPITSSILKPSTSFSYRKAPPPIPPGTKAKPLISVTAQSSTESTHEGYLPSEVARSPAWSKDTAARCNSAESLESSKVTAVALDLPPVQPRAAPKPSTLIIKAIPGREELRSLARQRKWRPSIGVQVEAISDSDTESRSQREFHSIGVQVEEDKRRARFKRSNSVTAGVQADLELEGFTGLAVATEDKALQFGRPFQRHSSEPESGRQYAVYKTVHTQGQWAYREDYQLQYDTVEVPRRDAWMERGSRSLPDSGRASPCHRDGEWFIKLLQAEVEKMEGWCQQMEREAEDYDLPEEILEKIRSAVGSAQLLMSQKVQQFYRLCQQNMDPNAFPVPTFQDLAGFWDLLQLSIEDVSMKFAELQQLKANGWKIVEPKEEKKVPPPIPKKPPRSKVHPVKERSLDSVDRQRQEARKRLLAAKRAASFRQSSATESADSIEIYIPEAQTRL, encoded by the exons ATGAAGGGCTACCATGGGGAGCGTAGCCAGGCACAGCCCTCCTCCGGCCACCGCTGCCGCTGCATCCCAGAGGACTGCGAGCATCCCGCCAACTACGTCCAGCACGGCCCCGAGGGCCGGCCGCCGTACCTCCACAGCCCCAGCGAGCCCTGTTCCCTGGAGCATCCCTACTGCCCGGTGCGGAGCCCCGGTGCGGCCAGTGAGTGCCCGGGCGGGCCCCTGAGCGAGCCGCCCTCTGCCAGCGCCAGCAGCACCTTCCCGAGGATGCACCACGCGCAGCAGCCCTACGACTCCTGCGACGAATGCATGGCGACCGCCCACCCCGCCAGCAAGATCAACCGCCTGCCCCCCACGCTGCTGGACCAGTTCGAGAAGCAGCTGCCGCTGCACCACGACGGCTTCCACACGCTGCAGTACCCACGGGCCGGCGGCGCCGAGCCCCGCAGCGAGAGCCCCAGCCGCATCCGCCACCTCGTCCACTCCGTCCAGAAGCTCTTCGCCAAGTCCCACTCCCTGGAGGCGCCAGCCAAGCGGGACTACAACGGCACCAAGATGGACGGCCGCGGGGAcggctaccaccaccaccaccaccaccaccaccatcaccaccaccagtCCCGCCATGGCAAGCGCAGCAAGAGCAAGGACCGCAAGGTGGACTCCCGGCACCGGTCCAAGATGATGGGCTGGTGGAGCTCCGACGACAACCTGGACAGCGACAGCAGCTACATGGTGTCCGGCCGGCACGCCGCCGACCAGGCCACCCAGTACTGCGTGGACGCTCCCGAAAGTGCCTTCAGAGACTTGACCTTGAAGAGTCTAAAGGGCGGCGGGGAAGGAAAATGCCTGGCCTGTGCCGGCATGTCCATGTCTCTGGATGGCCAGACGCTCAAGAGGAGCGCCTGGCACACCATGACTGTCAGCCAGGCTCGTGAAGCCTACCCCAGCGCCGGCGGCACCGAGAAGACCTTGATGCTTCAGGAGGCAAAGGCCAAAGACCGAGCGTACCAGTACCTGCAG GTGCCGCAGGACGAGTGGAGCGGGTACCCAGTGGTGGGCAAGGACGGGGAGATCCCTTGCCGGCGGATGCGCAGCGGCAGCTACATCAAGGCCATGGGCGACGAGGACAGCGCCGACTCGGACGCCAGCGCCAAAGTGTTGCCCAGGGCGGCCACGCGGCGAGACAGCTACCGCCGCTCCTCCAGCGCCGACCAGGCCAGGACCAA GTTTGCAAGTAGGCACTATTCTGATTCATATATCTGTAACTGTCCCAGCTGCTGCACGCCACCGCGAATGCTCCCGCGGGGACAGGGCTACGGGCGTTCCTTCACCACCGGCCAG ATCAACGATGAGCTCAACCACCAGTTTGAGGCCGTCTGCGAGTCGGTTTTCGGCGAGGTGGAGTCGCAGGCGGTGGAGGCGCTGGACCTGCCCGGCTGCTTCCGCATGCGGAGCCACAGCTACCTGCGGGCCATCCAGGCGGGCTGCTCCCAGGACGACGACTGCCTCTCGCTCTTCTCCATGTCGGCCCCCGCCGGGCCACCCATCACCAGCAGCATCCTGAAGCCCAGCACCT CCTTCAGTTACAGAAAAGCTCCACCTCCCATCCCTCCAGGAACCAAAGCCAAACCCCTCATCTCCGTCACGGCGCAGAGCAGCACCGAGTCCACCCATGAGGGCTACTTGCCCAGTGAGGTCGCCCGCAGCCCCGCCTGGTCCAAAGACACCGCGGCCCGTTGCAACTCGGCCGAGAGCTTGGAGAGCTCCAAGGTGACGGCCGTGGCCCTCGACCTGCCTCCAGTCCAGCCCCGCGCTGCTCCCAAGCCCTCCACACTCATCATCAAGGCCATCCCCGGCCGGGAGGAGCTGAGGAGCTTGGCTCGGCAGCGCAAGTGGCGTCCCTCCATTGGCGTCCAG GTTGAGGCCATCTCCGACTCGGATACGGAGAGCCGGAGCCAGAGGGAGTTCCATTCCATCGGGGTGCAGGTGGAGGAGGACAAAAG GCGAGCACGCTTCAAGCGCTCCAACAGCGTGACAGCGGGCGTGCAGGCGGACCTGGAGCTGGAGGGCTTCACTGGCCTGGCCGTGGCCACCGAGGACAAAGCCCTGCAGTTCGGGCGCCCCTTCCAGCGGCACTCCTCGGAGCCCGAGTCCGGCCGGCAGTACGCCGTGTACAAGACAGTGCACACGCAGGGGCAGTGGGCCTACCGGGAGGACTACCAGCTGCAGTACGACACGGTGGAGGTGCCCCGGCGGGATGCCTGGATGGAACGGGGCTCCCGCAGCCTCCCCGACTCCGGCCGTGCCTCCCCCTGCCACCGTGACGGGGAATGGTTCATCAaactgctgcaggcagaggtggagaAGATGGAGGGCTGGTGCCAGCAGATGGAGAGAGAGGCTGAGGACTACGATCTGCCAGAGGAGA TCCTGGAGAAGATCCGGAGTGCCGTGGGCAGTGCCCAGCTCCTCATGTCCCAGAAGGTGCAGCAGTTTTACCGCCTCTGCCAGCAGAACATG GATCCCAACGCATTCCCTGTGCCCACCTTCCAAGACCTGGCCGGCTTCTGGGACCTCCTGCAGCTCTCCATTGAGGACGTCAGCATGAAGTTCGCAGAGCTCCAGCAGCTCAAGGCCAACGGGTGGAAGATCGTGGAGCCCAAG gaggagaagaaggtgCCTCCCCCGATACCAAAGAAGCCGCCGCGCTCCAAGGTGCACCCGGTGAAGGAGCGCTCCCTGGACTCGGTGGACCGGCAGCGGCAGGAGGCCCGCAAGCGGCTCCTGGCAGCCAAGCGAGCTGCCTCCTTCCGCCAGAGCTCGGCCACTGAGAGCGCGGACAGCATCGAGATCTACATCCCCGAGGCGCAGACCCGGCTGTGA